GCGCAGAACCTCCGGCACATTCTCGCCATCGAGCTGCTGTGCGCCGCGCAGGGGCTGGATTTTCGCGCGCCGCTCAGGACCGGCACGTCGTTGCGCGCGGCGCACGCCGCCGTGCGCTCGCTCGTCCCGCATCTCGGCGACGACCGCGTACTCAGCGGAGACATTGCGGCGATCGCGAAAGCGATAGGCGAAGGGAGATTCGCGCGAGGGAAAGCATCATGACGGTCGCGGAGCCGGCGTTGAGCCGCTCGGCGGGCGATGCGCCTGCTGGAGCCCGCGTCGTGCGCGCGCCGCGCGGGAGCGAGATATCCTGCAAGGGGTGGCAGCAGGAAGCCGCCCTCCGGATGCTCATGAACAACCTGGACCCGGATGTCGCCGAGCGCCCCGCGGACCTCGTGGTGTACGGCGGCATCGGGAAAGCCGCGCGCAACTGGGAGTGCTTCGACGCGATCGTCGCCTCGCTGCGCGCGCTGGAGAACGACGAGACGCTGCTCGTGCAGAGCGGCAAGCCGGTCGGCGTGTTCCGCACGCACGCGTCGGCGCCCAGGGTCCTGATCGCGAACAGCAACCTCGTCGGGCGCTGGGCCACGTGGGAGCACTTCCGCGAGCTCGAGCGCGCGGGTCTCATGATGTACGGCCAGATGACCGCGGGATCGTGGATCTACATCGGCACGCAAGGAATCCTCCAGGGCACCTACGAGACGTTCGGCGCCGTCGCGCGCCGGCACTTCGGCGGCTCGCTCGCCGGCAAGCTCGTGCTGACCGCCGGGCTCGGCGGGATGGGTGGCGCGCAGCCGCTCGCCGCGACGATGCAGGGGGCCGCCATCCTGTGCGTCGAGGTGGACGAGAGCCGCATCGACAAGCGGATCGAGACCGGCTACTGCGACGTCAAGGCGGCGACGCTGGACGACGCGCTGGAGATCATCGGCCGCGCGCGCGGCGCCAAGAAAGCCGTGTCCGTCGGACTGATCGGCAACGCCGCGGACGTTTTGCCGGAGCTGGTCCGCCGCGACGTCACGCCGGATGTATTGACGGATCAGACCAGCGCGCACGACACGCTGAACGGGTACGTGCCCGCCGGCATGTCGCTCGCGGATGCCTTGGCGCTGCGGAAGAGCGATCCCGACGCATATGTAAAGCAAGCCACGCAGTCCATCGTCGAGCACGTCCGCGCGATGCTGCGGATGCAGCAGCGCGGAGCCGTGACCTTCGACTACGGCAACAACATCCGGACCGTGGCGCTCGACGCCGGAGTGCGGGACGCGTTCGCGTTCCCCGGCTTCGTACCCGAGTACGTCCGCCCGCTCTTCTGCGAGGGGAAGGGGCCGTTCCGCTGGGTGGCTCTGTCCGGCGACCCCCGCGACATCGCGCGCACCGACGATCTCGTGCTCGAGCTGTTCCCGCACGACGAGCACCTGCGCCGCTGGATCACGATCGCGCGCGACAAGGTTCACTTCCAGGGCCTGCCCGCCCGCATCTGCTGGCTGGGGCAGGGCGACCGCGCGCGCTTCGGTGTCGCGCTGAACGATCTCGTCGCAGCGGGCGAGCTGAGCGCGCCCATCGTGATCGGCCGCGACCACCTCGACACGGGGAGCGTTGCTTCCCCCTTCCGCGAGACGGAGTCCATGAAAGACGGCAGCGACGCCGTGGCCGACTGGCCCATCCTGAACGCTCTACTGAATGTGGCCGGTGGCGCGTCGTGGGTGTCGTTTCATCACGGCGGCGGCGTGGGAATCGGCAACTCTTTGCACGCCGGCCAAGTGATCGTGGCCGACGGCACGCCAGAGATGCGCGTGCGGCTCGAGCGCGTGCTCACGAACGACCCCGGGATCGGCGTCGCGCGTCACGCGGATGCCGGCTATGAGTTGGCGAGAACGACCGCGGAACAACACGGCATCAGGCTTCCAATGCTGACCGAGCCGAGGACGAGTGACGATGTGTGAGATGAGGGCGCGTCTTAGCGGGCGTAGCCCGCGTAGCGCCCGAACTCTCACACATCGTCACTCGGCCCGGCTCGGCCGGAACTAAGCCGAGCCGCCGTGCTGTCCGCGAGATTTAAGCCCTGGCACGTCCCGCTCTTCCTGGCAAAATACGCCTATCTGACCGTGCGGCGTCGCCCGGTCCTCGTGCACTTCGAAGTCACCATGCGGTGCAACGCGCGCTGCGGCTTCTGCGACTACTGGAAGACCTCGCCGGCCGCGCGCGCCGAAGAGCTCAAGAGCTTCGCCGACGCCGCCCGGTACTTCAACCCCATGGTCATCACGTTCACCGGCGGCGAGCCGACCCTCCGCGCCGACCTCGAGCTGCTCGTGCGGGGAGTGTCTGACGCCGTCCACCTCAAGTACATCACGCTGATCACCCACGGCGGGATGCTCACGCCCCGGCGCGCGCGGTCGCTGTGGGACGCCGGGATCAACCAGTTCAACATCTCGCTCGATTACCTGGACGAGCGGCACGACGAGGCACGCGGCATCCCCGGCCTGACCGGGCGCATCTTCGGCGCGCTCGACGGCATCCGCGCCGAAGGCGTCGACAACATCCGCTTCAACACGGTCATCAAGAGCGACAACCTCGACCAGCTGCTCCCGATCGTGCGCCGCGCGCGGGAGCTGGGCTGCGGCGTCAATTTTAGTCTGTACACGGACGCCAAGAACGGAAACCGGATGCACCTGATCGACGGCGACCGGATCGTCGAGCTGGAAGACGTCACCGCGGAGCTGCTCGCCTTCAAGCGCGACAACCGCGGCGTGATCACAAACTCCGACCACTACCTGGAGTCGATCCCCAGGTACGCCCGCGGCGAGCTGACCGAGCCCTGCCGCTCGGGGATCAGGACGATTCACGTCGATCCTACCGGCCACGTGAAGCGCTGCCCCGACTTCCCGACCGATTTCCACTGGTCCGGGTTCAAGCAGTACGAGCCGCTGGCGTGCAACGCCTGCTTCTACGCCTGCCGCGGCGAAGCGGAGGCGCCCATGCGCCTGTCCCGCGTGCGCGACGTGATGGGATGAGCCGCGCTTGACGCTGCTCTTCGTCAACGCGCGGCAGGTAGTCACCTGCGCCGGCCCGGCCCGAGCCCGCCGCGGCCGCGAGATGGCCGACGCCGGCGTTCTCACCGGCGCCGCGGTGCTCGTCGAGGGCGAGCGGATCGGCGCGGTCGGCGACGCGCGCGCTCTCGCGAAGGCACACCCGCGAGCGACCGAGATAGACTGCTCCGGCTGCGTGCTCACGCCCGGGCTCGTCGACTCCCACACGCACGCGGTGTTCGGGCGTCCGCGCTACGACGAGCACGAGCTGCGCGCGGCGGGGCTCAGCTACATGGAGATAGCCCGCCGCGGCGGCGGAATTCACGCGTCGGTACGCGACCTCCGCGCGCGCGCCGAGGCCGAGCTGTACGATCTCTCCGCTGCCAGAGTCCGGCGGCTCGCGGCGTTCGGAACCACCACGGTGGAGATCAAATCGGGTTACGGCCTCTCCTCCGAGAGCGAGCTCAAGTCCCTGCGCGTCATCGGCCGCCTCGCCGCCGATCTGCCGTTGCGGATCGTCCCGACCTGGCTCGGCGCGCACGAGATCCCGCTCGACTACCGCGAGCGCGACGCCGGCCGTGCCGAGTACCTGGAGCTGCTGGCGGGCGGGATGCTCCGGGAAGTGGCCGACTCGGGTCTCGCCCGCTTCGCGGACATTTTCTGCGAGCCCGGAGTGTTCACGGTGGCCGAGTCGCGCGCCGTGCTCGGCGCCGCGAAAAGCGCCGGCCTCGGCGTCAAGCTCCACGCCGACGAGCTGGAGTATTCGGGCGGAGCGGAGCTGGCCGCGGAGCTCGGTGCTGCATCAGCCGACCACCTCGGCGCCATCTCAGAGAGCGGGATCGAGGCGCTGGCGAAGTCCGGGACCGTCGCCACGCTGCTTCCCGGGACCATGCTGTTCCTGGGCAGGTCGAAGCAGGCGCCGGCCCGCGCTCTGATAGATGCCGGCGCGGCCGTCGCGCTGGCTACCGACTTCAACCCGGGCTCGTCGCCGACGGTCAATTTTCCGCTCGTGCTGACGCTGGGAATCAGCCAGTTGCGAATGAGCGCCGCCGAGGTGCTGATCGCGGCTACCGTCAACGGCGCGGCCGCTCTGGGTCTTGCGGCCGAGACCGGCCAGCTCGCCGAAGGCTTCGCGGCCGACCTCGCCCTGTTCGAGGGGGAGGATTTCCGGGAGTTGCCCTATTGGTACGGTGATCGTCGCTGTCGTGGCTCGTGGAGGCGCGGCGTAACTTGTCACCCCTATGAGCCAGGGCTAGGTTAAGACCGTGGCGCCCTCATGAACGCTAGCGTGGCTGTGGCCGGGCGCCTCCTCCTTTCCCGCTCCCGCTCTCCCGCTGCAAATGGCCAACGCGTCACGACTTAAGAAAAAAGCAGCCGATTTCGAGGCGAAGCGCCAGCATGACCGGGCGCTCGCCGTGTACGAGCAGATACTCGACGAGATCGCGGGTAAGGAGCAGGAAGCCGACATCCCGCTCTATAATCGCGCCGGAGATCTGTATCAACGTCAGGGGAACCTCGAGCGGGCCGTCACGCTGTACGAGAAAGCGGTCGACCTTTATTCCGAGGGCGGCTTCTTCAACAACGCCATCGCCCTCTGCAACAAGATCCTCCGGCATGCGCCCAACCGCGCCTCGATCTATTACAAGCTCGGGAAGATCAGCGCGCAGAAGGGGTTCAACAGCGACGCGAAGCAGAACTTCCTCGAGTACGCGGGGCGGATGCAGAAGTTGGGCAAGATGGACGCAGCCTTCTACGCGCTGAGGGAGTTCGCCGATCTCTGTCCGAGCCAGGACGACGTCCGGCTGATGCTCGCCGAGCAGCTCACTCGAGCGGGCCGCACGACGGAAGCGTGCGAGCAGCTCCAGATCCTGCACGAGCAGCTCGACGCCGAAGGGCGGCAGGACGAAGCCGCGGCGACCGTGGAGCGTCTGAAGGCGCTCAACCCCAAGGCGGAGCCCCGCCGCGCAACGGGTGGGAAGCGCCGCCGGGCGAACGATCTCGTGTTTCTCGACGTGAACGCGGCTTCGGCCGACGAGGCCGCGCCGGAGCCCGCGCCCGTCGCCGGGCTGGAGCCGACCGCCCTCGTCGAGGAGAAGCCCGCCAAGCCCGCCAAGGCCGACCGGCCGCTCACGCCGCGGGAGTTCGCCGCGATCCCGCTCCCGCCGCCCGCGGACGAGACGCGGGAGGCGGCCGTGCGAGCGCTCGCCGACCTCCCGGTGATGGATGCGGCCGATTCGGCCGACGAAGACTGGTTCGCCGACACGCCGGACACGGAGGAAGTCGCGGCAGCGCCCCCGCTCGATCTCGAGCCGACGGCGCTCGTGGAGGTTCCGCCGCGGGCGGAAGCAGAGGTCGCCCCCGAGCCAGCTCGGGCGGATTCGCCCGCGGTCGAGCCGGCGGAAGACTTCGTACCCACCGCCGAGCCGGCCGAGGCTCCCGCGGCGACCCCCGCGGCCGGAAGGGACGACGACTTGCTCGATCTCGGTGACTGGCTGCGCGCGGAAGCGGGACCCAAGACGACACGCATGGTCGCCGAGGGAGTCGTGCCTCCGCCGATCGACGAGCAGGCCGACTTCGGGGAGATGCTGCAGCGGTTCAAGGAAGGCGTCGCCGCCAACATCGACGAGGACGACTCCGCCGCGCACTATGATCTCGGGATCGCGTTCAAGGAGATGGGGCTCGTCGAGGAGGCGATCGGCGAATTCCAGAAGGCCCTGCGCGGAAGTACGGAGGCCAAGGCGCCCACGTACGAAGCGCTCGGTACGTGCTTCGTGGAGCAGAAGCAGTACGAGGTCGCGACTACGATTCTCCAGCGGGCGCTCGACGAGCCCGGGCTGGACGACGACAAGCTGGCGGGAGTGCTCTATCTCCTCGGCGCCTCGGCGGAAGCGCTTGGGAAGACGCAGGAGGCCGCCTCGTATTACCAGCGCGTGCTGGCGGTGGATATCGGCTTCCGCGACGTCTCGGAGCGCCTTGCCGCCGTGACGCAGGCGGCGAAGTGACGGCGA
The Gemmatimonadaceae bacterium genome window above contains:
- the hutU gene encoding urocanate hydratase; the encoded protein is MTVAEPALSRSAGDAPAGARVVRAPRGSEISCKGWQQEAALRMLMNNLDPDVAERPADLVVYGGIGKAARNWECFDAIVASLRALENDETLLVQSGKPVGVFRTHASAPRVLIANSNLVGRWATWEHFRELERAGLMMYGQMTAGSWIYIGTQGILQGTYETFGAVARRHFGGSLAGKLVLTAGLGGMGGAQPLAATMQGAAILCVEVDESRIDKRIETGYCDVKAATLDDALEIIGRARGAKKAVSVGLIGNAADVLPELVRRDVTPDVLTDQTSAHDTLNGYVPAGMSLADALALRKSDPDAYVKQATQSIVEHVRAMLRMQQRGAVTFDYGNNIRTVALDAGVRDAFAFPGFVPEYVRPLFCEGKGPFRWVALSGDPRDIARTDDLVLELFPHDEHLRRWITIARDKVHFQGLPARICWLGQGDRARFGVALNDLVAAGELSAPIVIGRDHLDTGSVASPFRETESMKDGSDAVADWPILNALLNVAGGASWVSFHHGGGVGIGNSLHAGQVIVADGTPEMRVRLERVLTNDPGIGVARHADAGYELARTTAEQHGIRLPMLTEPRTSDDV
- a CDS encoding radical SAM protein, whose product is MLSARFKPWHVPLFLAKYAYLTVRRRPVLVHFEVTMRCNARCGFCDYWKTSPAARAEELKSFADAARYFNPMVITFTGGEPTLRADLELLVRGVSDAVHLKYITLITHGGMLTPRRARSLWDAGINQFNISLDYLDERHDEARGIPGLTGRIFGALDGIRAEGVDNIRFNTVIKSDNLDQLLPIVRRARELGCGVNFSLYTDAKNGNRMHLIDGDRIVELEDVTAELLAFKRDNRGVITNSDHYLESIPRYARGELTEPCRSGIRTIHVDPTGHVKRCPDFPTDFHWSGFKQYEPLACNACFYACRGEAEAPMRLSRVRDVMG
- the hutI gene encoding imidazolonepropionase; the encoded protein is MTLLFVNARQVVTCAGPARARRGREMADAGVLTGAAVLVEGERIGAVGDARALAKAHPRATEIDCSGCVLTPGLVDSHTHAVFGRPRYDEHELRAAGLSYMEIARRGGGIHASVRDLRARAEAELYDLSAARVRRLAAFGTTTVEIKSGYGLSSESELKSLRVIGRLAADLPLRIVPTWLGAHEIPLDYRERDAGRAEYLELLAGGMLREVADSGLARFADIFCEPGVFTVAESRAVLGAAKSAGLGVKLHADELEYSGGAELAAELGAASADHLGAISESGIEALAKSGTVATLLPGTMLFLGRSKQAPARALIDAGAAVALATDFNPGSSPTVNFPLVLTLGISQLRMSAAEVLIAATVNGAAALGLAAETGQLAEGFAADLALFEGEDFRELPYWYGDRRCRGSWRRGVTCHPYEPGLG
- a CDS encoding tetratricopeptide repeat protein is translated as MANASRLKKKAADFEAKRQHDRALAVYEQILDEIAGKEQEADIPLYNRAGDLYQRQGNLERAVTLYEKAVDLYSEGGFFNNAIALCNKILRHAPNRASIYYKLGKISAQKGFNSDAKQNFLEYAGRMQKLGKMDAAFYALREFADLCPSQDDVRLMLAEQLTRAGRTTEACEQLQILHEQLDAEGRQDEAAATVERLKALNPKAEPRRATGGKRRRANDLVFLDVNAASADEAAPEPAPVAGLEPTALVEEKPAKPAKADRPLTPREFAAIPLPPPADETREAAVRALADLPVMDAADSADEDWFADTPDTEEVAAAPPLDLEPTALVEVPPRAEAEVAPEPARADSPAVEPAEDFVPTAEPAEAPAATPAAGRDDDLLDLGDWLRAEAGPKTTRMVAEGVVPPPIDEQADFGEMLQRFKEGVAANIDEDDSAAHYDLGIAFKEMGLVEEAIGEFQKALRGSTEAKAPTYEALGTCFVEQKQYEVATTILQRALDEPGLDDDKLAGVLYLLGASAEALGKTQEAASYYQRVLAVDIGFRDVSERLAAVTQAAK